The following DNA comes from Myxococcota bacterium.
TGACAGCACCTCGGAGCGGCCGCGGGAGGTCTCGAGCAGGATCGCAATCACCTTGTTGGCGTCGGAGCCGGCGCCCACGGTGAGCTCGAGGTCGAAGCGCCGCGTGCGGTCCGAGAAAGTCCAGTTCACCAGTCTCTCGGAGATCAGCGTGGCGTTGGGCACGATCACGTCGGCGCCTTCGCCGGTGCGCACCGTGCTGGAGCGGATGCCGATACGCTTCACCTCGCCCGAGATCGGCCCGATGTCGATCTGGTCGCCGGTCTGCACGGGTCTCTCGAACAGCAGGATCAGACCCGACACGAAGTTGTTGACCACGTTCTGCAGGCCGAAGCCGATACCCACGCCCAGCGCGCCGGCGATCAGGCCGAACTTCGACAGGTCGATGCCCGCCGCCCCGATCGCGATCACGAAGCCGCCCGCCAGGATCGTGTAGTGGACGCCGGTCGAGATGGCCGCCGGCACGCCGCGCGGCAGTGACACGTGCGGCAGCACGTCCTCGTCGAGGAAGAAGCGCAGGAAGCGCGAGATCTGCGCCGAGAGCCAGATCGCGAGGAAGAACGCCACCACGTTGCCGAGGCTGACCGACACCGTGCCGACCTCGAGCCGCGCCTGGAACATGACGACCAGCGCGCTGCGCACGCTGGGCTCGAGCCCCATCGCGCGCAGCGAGGTGCCGACCCACAACAAGAGCCCGACCCAGCGCTGCAGGCCGTTGATTCGGTGGCGCATCAGCTCGCCGTGATCGCGCACCGACTGCAGCTTGCGCGCAAAGTCACTGCGCAGCGCGGCCGTCACCACGCCGGTCGCGAAGCGCACCAGCGCGTAGATCGCGATGCCGGCGTAGATGGTCACGAGCACGCCGCGCAAGAGCACGCGCGAGAGCTGGATCTGGCCGAACAGGTTGGCGGCGGCCGCCCCGAGACACACGGCCAGGGCCACGCGAGACACCGGCACGGCCACCGGGCCGAACAGCCCGACCCCGCGCAGCCGGTCCGCGTGGTCCTTGCGCAGCACCCAGGCGAGCAGCCAGATCGTGCCGATCGTCTCCGGCAGCATGAGGAAGCGCTCGACGGTGGGCGAGGCCGAGAGCAGCCCGCGGATCGAGCCCAGGAAGAACAGCGTGGCCAGCCCGATCAGCCCCGCGCGCAGGCCGCCGACCAGCTCGGGCGGAAGCAGGCGCAGCACGGGGATCAGCAGGGTGAGCGCCTCGACCTCGGACAGCACCCCGGGCGAGCGCGGCATGAGCCAGAAGGTCGAGCTGATCGCCACCACCAGCGCGGCCGAGATCGGGCGCTCGAAGATGCGCGTGGGCATTTGCAGGGCCGGGTCCGCGGCCGCGGGCGAGCGGGTGACTCGCCGGCGCGCCAGCAACAGCAGCGTGAGTGCCACCGCGAAGATCGTGAGCTCGACCTGCACGCGCGCGACCGAGAGCGTGAGGAACTCGCGCAACAGGTCGAGCTTGCGCTCGACCGCGGCGCGCACTCTCTCGGGTACGAACGCGGGGTCGCCGGACGGCGCCCACGCCTCGGAGCTCCACAGTGGCGGCGCGTCGCGCTCGAACAGGTGCTTGCTCTGGTCGCCGCGCTGCCGCGCGATGCGGTCGACCATCGAGCTCACCACGAGCTCTTCGCTCGCGACCTCGTCCTGCAGCGTGAGCGCCTGGCTGCGCTGGTCCTTCAGCCGGCGCTCCGCGCCGCTCACCATGGAGAGTGTGTCGGAGATGCGCTCGCGCGTGGCCGGCGGCAGCCCCGCGGCCTCGGGCGCGTCGCGCGTGCGCTCCCACAGCTCGCGCTCGCCCTGCAGCACGCGCAGGTCGGCCTCGATCTGCTGCGCGATGCGGGTCAGTCCCAGGCGCCAGGTCCGCAGCCGGTCGAGGCGCGAGCGCCACTCGTTGTCGAGGTCGTTCAGCGCGTCGAGCGTGGGCGAGGCTTCGAGCAGCGCGTCGGCGCGCGCCGTGCGCTCGCGCAGCCGCGCCGAGGTCTCGGGCAGCCGCTCCGCGATCTCCTGCTGCAGCGGGCCCTCGGTGTTCTGGTCGTGGATGCGCCGCACCAGGTTCTTGGCGTCCTCGGCGCGACTCACGATCTCGGGCGCGGGAATCACCTCGGCCGGCGGGGCGGGGGCGGCGGCTTCGCCCGGCAGCGGCGCGGGCGAGGGCGGGGGCGGGACCACGTCGGCCCGCGCGGACAGCGCGGCTCCGCCGAGCCAGGTGGTGAGCCAGGCGGCGGCGGCGAATCGGGTCAGCGCCCGCGCGATCGACACACCCCGGAGTCTAACGTCAGGGCCGCGCCGTGCGCGGCTCGCGCAGCCGCAGGAGCACCACCGCGGCGGCCGCCAGCTTGAAGGCGATCGCGCAGGCGAACACCGCCTCGAACGAGAGCGCGGTCGCGATGACTCCTCCGGCCAGCGGCGCGATCACGCCCATGGCTTCGGTCGTGGAGTTGGCCGCGCCGATGCGCAGCGGCAGGTCTTCGCGCCGGCCGAACTCGAGCACCAGGTTCTGCTGGCCCATCACGAAGCCGCCCGAGCCCGTGCCCACGGCCACCATCGCGCCCATGAGACCCGCGTAGCTCGAGGTGCCGAAGAGCGCGAGCGTGCCCAGGATCCAGAGCCCGAGCGCGCCCAGGAACACGGCGCGGAAGCCCATGCGGTCGGCGACCGTGCCCCAGAACAGGTTGAG
Coding sequences within:
- a CDS encoding mechanosensitive ion channel domain-containing protein → MSIARALTRFAAAAWLTTWLGGAALSARADVVPPPPSPAPLPGEAAAPAPPAEVIPAPEIVSRAEDAKNLVRRIHDQNTEGPLQQEIAERLPETSARLRERTARADALLEASPTLDALNDLDNEWRSRLDRLRTWRLGLTRIAQQIEADLRVLQGERELWERTRDAPEAAGLPPATRERISDTLSMVSGAERRLKDQRSQALTLQDEVASEELVVSSMVDRIARQRGDQSKHLFERDAPPLWSSEAWAPSGDPAFVPERVRAAVERKLDLLREFLTLSVARVQVELTIFAVALTLLLLARRRVTRSPAAADPALQMPTRIFERPISAALVVAISSTFWLMPRSPGVLSEVEALTLLIPVLRLLPPELVGGLRAGLIGLATLFFLGSIRGLLSASPTVERFLMLPETIGTIWLLAWVLRKDHADRLRGVGLFGPVAVPVSRVALAVCLGAAAANLFGQIQLSRVLLRGVLVTIYAGIAIYALVRFATGVVTAALRSDFARKLQSVRDHGELMRHRINGLQRWVGLLLWVGTSLRAMGLEPSVRSALVVMFQARLEVGTVSVSLGNVVAFFLAIWLSAQISRFLRFFLDEDVLPHVSLPRGVPAAISTGVHYTILAGGFVIAIGAAGIDLSKFGLIAGALGVGIGFGLQNVVNNFVSGLILLFERPVQTGDQIDIGPISGEVKRIGIRSSTVRTGEGADVIVPNATLISERLVNWTFSDRTRRFDLELTVGAGSDANKVIAILLETSRGRSEVLSLPEPVALFTRFADGGGLVFQLQIWCRVEIGSRVRSELLVALLEALRGAGIEIPFPQREVHLRVESRSE